A window of the Lolium perenne isolate Kyuss_39 chromosome 7, Kyuss_2.0, whole genome shotgun sequence genome harbors these coding sequences:
- the LOC127313582 gene encoding protein FAR1-RELATED SEQUENCE 5 has translation MIPSWMPQIGMKFKCRTEALDFWTSYGGHIGFDVRKNYENKSKTDGVVTSARYVCSNEGYRAKDKRDHKTRCPRAETRTGCKVKMDITLDREVGDYQIQNLDLEHNHALQLPGTRHLMPSQRKISALQAFEIDTADASGILPKAAHEQASRQVGGSANLGYLRRDHKNYLRTKRQRELVHGEAGSMLKYFRDKVRENPSFESALQHDCEEKIANIFWADARMIIDYALFGDVVTFDTTFGTNKEYRPFGIFVGFNHFRETVIFGAALLYDETFDSFKWLFETFLSVHKNKQPKTIFTDQDTAMGNAIEVVFTEAWHGLCTFHIMQNAVKHLPPPKKDETNVLSDFSACMYGYEDEETFEEVFHVMRSKVDTQTWLDSIYKVKQKWANCYMRNVYTLGMRSTQLSESLNSDLKKHLKSDLDILRFFKHLERAIQGKRDNELNSEYESRKKLPRLKVRTPMLLQASKVYTPNIFESFQNEYERSMSAYIKAVGEHNEYIVAIGSLDNESTFEEECRVVGNYSEQLVTCSCGQFERAGILCSHALKVLDVMNIKSLPERYILKRWTREVRSVSIEDRRGNIVLEDPRSEHSQRLKFLIKKFIGIASRAVKSEESSTLLDNALDDFSKRVDEKAPSCMSNVEATLEQPDVQLQSACLKKKEPQKKTSRRKRTWLEKQRPRKKKKESSKEVPHEEFGSREGEEIAPLQDPIPLMPTSRTNENGFEEYGCIPSYTQLLLGSSTGQNIPDDTWNFGNNTYFTGWPN, from the exons ATGATACCTAGCTGGATGCCTCAAATTGGGATGAAATTTAAATGTAGAACAGAGGCTTTGGACTTTTGGACTAGCTATGGTGGACATATTGGTTTTGATGTCAGGAAAAATTATGAAAACAAGAGCAAAACTGATGGGGTGGTCACTTCTGCGAGATATGTTTGCTCAAATGAGGGTTATCGAGCAAAAGATAAAAGAGATCATAAGACACGATGTCCTCGTGCGGAAACAAGAACTGGTTGCAAAGTAAAGATGGACATCACATTAGATCGAGAAGTAGGGGATTACCAAATCCAGAATTTGGATCTTGAACACAACCATGCTCTTCAATTGCCAGGAACACGCCACCTGATGCCGTCACAGCGTAAGATATCAGCTCTACAAGCTTTTGAAATTGACACTGCAGATGCTTCAGGAATACTTCCCAAAGCTGCACATGAGCAAGCAAGCCGGCAAGTTGGTGGATCAGCAAACTTGGGATATTTGCGCCGTGACCACAAAAACTACTTGCGTACAAAGCGTCAAAGGGAGTTGGTGCATGGCGAAGCCGGAAGTATGCTGAAATACTTTCGAGACAAAGTTCGGGAGAACCCTTCATTTGAGTCTGCATTACAGCACGACTGTGAAGAAAAAATAGCAAACATCTTTTGGGCTGACGCTAGGATGATCATTGACTATGCTCTTTTCGGTGATGTTGTGACCTTTGACACTACTTTTGGTACAAACAAAGAGTACAGACCTTTTGGGATCTTCGTCGGATTCAACCATTTTAGAGAAACTGTGATTTTTGGTGCTGCTCTTCTATATGATGAAACATTTGACTCTTTCAAATGGCTATTTGAAACATTTTTATCTGTTCATAAGAACAAACAACCCAAAACTATCTTCACCGATCAAGATACCGCCATGGGAAATGCAATTGAGGTTGTATTTACAGAAGCATGGCATGGACTGTGCACTTTTCACATAATGCAAAATGCTGTGAAACATTTGCCTCCTCCCAAGAAAGATGAAACAAATGTGCTTTCGGATTTTAGTGCTTGCATGTATGGGTACGAGGATGAGGAAACATTTGAAGAAGTTTTCCATGTCATGAGAAGCAAGGTGGATACACAGACTTGGTTGGATAGCATTTACAAAGTAAAACAGAAGTGGGCAAATTGTTACATGAGGAATGTTTATACACTAGGAATGAGAAGCACACAATTAAGTGAGAGCTTGAATAGTGACTTGAAAAAACATTTGAAGTCGGACCTTGACATATTGCGTTTTTTCAAGCATCTAGAGAGAGCCATCCAAGGAAAGCGAGATAACGAGTTAAATTCAGAGTATGAGTCTCGGAAAAAGTTACCTAGACTGAAAGTGAGAACTCCTATGTTATTGCAGGCAAGCAAAGTTTACACTCCAAATATATTTGAGAGTTTTCAGAATGAATATGAAAGGTCCATGTCAGCATACATCAAGGCAGTAGGAGAACACAATGAATATATAGTTGCAATTGGAAGTCTCGACAATGAATCAACATTTGAAGAAGAGTGCAGAGTTGTAGGTAATTATTCAGAGCAATTGGTTACATGCAGCTGTGGGCAGTTTGAAAGAGCTGGTATACTTTGCAGTCATGCTTTAAAAGTCCTTGATGTGATGAATATTAAGTCACTTCCAGAACGATATATATTGAAGCGATGGACTCGAGAAGTTCGAAGTGTTTCTATTGAGGACAGGCGTGGCAATATTGTTTTGGAGGACCCTAGGTCTGAACATAGTCAGCGCTTGAAGTTTCTCATTAAAAAATTTATTGGTATAGCTTCTCGAGCAGTGAAGTCCGAAGAATCTAGCACACTGTTAGATAATGCTCTCGATGACTTCAGCAAGCGAGTTGATGAAAAAGCTCCTAGCTGTATGTCCAATGTTGAAGCTACGCTTGAACAACCAGATGTCCAGTTGCAGAGTGCATGCCTAAAGAAAAAGGAACCTCAGAAGAAAACTTCAAGGCGAAAGAGAACTTGGCTTGAGAAGCAGCGCCCCCgtaaaaagaaaaaggaatcAAGTAAAGAAGTACCACATGAAGAATTTGGTTCT AGAGAGGGGGAAGAAATAGCACCACTACAAGACCCAATTCCTCTGATGCCAACCAGTAGAACAAATGAGAATGGGTTTGAGGAATATGGGTGTATCCCGAGCTACACCCAACTACTCCTG GGCTCTAGCACGGGGCAGAACATACCTGATGATACTTGGAACTTTGGAAACAACACATATTTTACTGGCTGGCCAAATTAG